The window cagcttaTCCCACTCTCGTTTGCTGCAGAATTGATTGGGAAAATATGGAGCGAGATAGTTGCCAAAAAGGTGaacatattgtaacgaccctgggtttataagcgcggaaatcgactcttccgcaaaagcatgctcaagcggcagagtcgatttccgcgcttataaacccagggtcgttacacttgttcttttatgatctagtcaggtcattacaatatgtATTGTTACGATCTTAAGAAAATCATCCGGAAAATGTTAGGATCGTAAAAAAAGCCATACATGAAACATGAAACGTAAACGTTAAATTAGATCTGTAAATGTAAAAACCCAAAGTTACGAATATGAATGAACATTTACACTTTTAATTCTTACTTTGTCTCCCTTTACTTGGTTACAGATCTTAATGTTTTATATCTGTGTGGGGCTGCTGTGGTATAGCCAAGGGGTCCCAAATAGTCTTGACCATCTATAGCCTATACTTATTGCCAGATCTGTTTTCCCCATCAGCCACTAAACGTGCTGCTTCAactattttgtaaaaaaaaaaaaatgtaaaggctATATTTAGATGCCTCTGAGCTAGGATCTCTTTAAGTGTATCCCTATAAAAAAAAGTTATAAAACACAACtagagtttaaaaaaataattccgCAAGACATCAGTACCCACAATTATAGCCTAAATTGAAATGCTTACAAGTTGAAGGCCTATTTTTACTGTAtaccttcattgcaaaatagtatgttttaatcaattatttggtggcgtgattatatttagtatagttttatcaacTGTTTTACAATTTACATTTTTCTCAAAATCACTGAGgcggatggtcctccccttcctcctctgaggagcctccacggacacacacacctatatacagtatatgagatATAATGAACCTATCGTAAACTATCAACAATTATCAAATTTGCCATTCAAAAAAATGTACCGGCTGAAGGTCAAACTTTATCAGGGATCAGCTCCATTTCTACATTGTTTGGTTAATCACATGAGAATATGGTAAAAATGAAAACATTTATTATATGTATCTTCTGTGCTTGCAGGATGTGTCCCTGAGTGGCTACAAGGGACATTGCTGCGCAATGGGCCTGGTCTTTTTAAAGTGGGAGACACTGAATACAACCACTGGTTTGATGGCATGGCCTTAATTCATAGTTTCACCTTCAAAGATGGTGAGTCGGGAACAAGACATTATACATTTCCACAAATGGTAAATACTTTCCCAACTGGCTGAATCGGGCTGAGAATCTTTGTGTTTTACAGGTGAGGTGTACTACAGGAGTAAATTCCTGAGGAGTGACACCTTCAAGAAAAACACTCAGGCAAACAAGATTGTTGTGTCAGAATTTGGGACCATGATCTATCCCGATCCCtgcaaaaacatattttcaaagTAAATCgatttttaacatgatttatagTTTATTTGTTTCTGATTTTACATTTCCCTTACATGGATGTCCACACAAAATATATATCGACAAACATAACCAAAAACACATAATACATGATTTTTTCAGAGCCTTCTCCTACCTTCTCGCTGCCATCCCTGACTTCACAGATAACAACCTGATAAACATCATTAGATATGGGGAAGACTACTATGCCTCATCAGAAGTCAACTACATGAATCAAATTGACCCAATGACCCTGGACGTAATTGGAAAGGTATATTAAAATCTGTTGAAATGATCACTGTTGTCCATTGTTATCTCTTATCACTGGCTTTAATATATTCTCCCTTTGCCTGTCCTGTAAACTCAACCTCAGATGAACTACAGGAATCACATAGCTCTGAACATGGCGACTGCACACCCTCACTACGACGATGAGGGAAACACCTATAACATGGGAACTGCCCTCATGAGGTTTGGCATGCCCAACTATGTCATCTTCAAGGTTCCAGTAAATGCATCAGGTATCTGAACAGTTTAATTTGGGGGGTTCCTGGCCACATACATGTTAGGGGAAAAACTCCATGAATGATTACACATTTAAGTGTTCACAGGACAGTGTTCTTTCCCTCTCCAGATAAGGAGCATAAGAAGCCTGCCCTGCGGAAGGTGAAGCAGGTCTGCAATATACCGTTTCGCTCTACCCTCTTCCCCAGCTACTTCCACAGCTTCGGCATGACAGAGAATTACATAATCTTTGTCGAGCAGCCATTCAAACTGGACATCCTCAGACTGGCCACAGCTATATTTAGACGCGTCAACTGGGCCAGCTGCCTCAAATACGACAAAGAGGACATTGTAAGCTACACTTGTCTGATCACAACCTCATGGAAAGTTCATCTTTATCTTCAACTAACTTTGGCAACAATCAAACTTCTTACATTCTCTCTGGTGATCTCCTTGGCCATTCTTTAGACGCTGATCCACCTGATCGACAAGAAGACTGGGAAGGCTGTGTCCACCAAGTTCTACACAGATGCCCTGGTGGTTTTCCACCATATCAACGCCTACGAGGACGACGGCCATGTAGTGTTTGACATGATCACCTATAAAGACAGCAATCTGTATGAAATGTTCTACTTAGCAAACCTGAGAAAGGAAACACATGAATTCATTGAGAGCAACAAGGTCAACTTCTCCCCACCAATCTGCCAGAGATTCGTCTTGCCTCTCACTGTTGACAAGGTATATATAGTTAAGACTCCAACTATCCTGTAAATACATTAATACGCTGGTATTAAACTCTGTTACACTTTACATGAAGCAGCTCCTTATGAACAGTTAAAACATTCCGGGTACCTTAAAGAGGGAGCCATAGAGCATAATAGGCATTAAAGCATGAGAGATCGTGATATATATTGTGACTATATCACATCTAGAACTGATCAGGGGCTGTGATATTTTGCTTAATTAGACATTTGGATGATGAACTAGCTATGAATTCCTCTGTTTTCAAGGCGAAATAAGCTTCATACGAAGCCGCTTCATATTAAATGTTACCATTACATGTTTATAAAACAACTAAAGATTGGATACGTGTACGTTATAGGATACTCCAAATGGAACAAATTAGGTGAGGCTCAAAGACACAACAGCCAAAGCAGTGATGCAGAGAGATGGCTCGCTGTATTGCCTGCCTGACACAATATTTGAAGGTGAGACTTTGATATCAACTGAACATCACAGTGATTGGTATGAATTATATACCACTGCATCAAGAGGTCAAATGCTATGTTTGTCACGTTCACTGtcttcaaactccctgtcatagatgagccaaggcgcagcgtgcattaATTCTACATTACTTAGTAGTGAAACCTTCACAAAAAAAAACTGGTAAAACGAAACAAGCGTGACGCAACCgtggcgcacacaaacacacacagaaaataaatattacccacaaacacaggtgggaaaaggctgcctaagtatgattcccaatcagagacaacgataaacagctgcctctgattgggaaccatatctggccaacaaagaaacagacaaactagaatgcccacccaaatcacaccctgaccaaaccaaatagagaaataaaaaggctctctatggtcagggcatgacaacgTTACTAAAAGTGGCGTCAAGCAGTTGTTAGTCAAATAGTTGTTCGTTTTCTATGGAACATAATtttgtaaatacattttacaatgcAATTGTATTTATCTCCATTTGTACACAAACAGGTTTGGAGTTGCCAGGGGTGAACTACAAATTCAATGGCAAGAAGTATCGTTATTTCTATGGCTCAAGAGTGAAGTGGACTCCACATCCAAATAAGGTAGTCTCTTACCAATGTATTCTCCTTAACATAGAGAAGTGGGTCGTCCTCATTTCTCACTGACAACATGCTGCTGTTTATGTTATTAATACTTACACAGATTGGGAAGGTGGACATCGTTACCAGAAAGTACATTGAGTGGACAGAGGAGGACTGCTACCCCTCTGAGCCTGTGTTTGTTGCCTCACCAGGAGCTGTGGAGGAGGATGACGGTGAGAGGCAGTAGGCCTACTTCTGCACTACAAAAGCATTTAATCCGCTCTATCTATGTCACTATAAAAcggtacatttatttattttctgttttCAGGAGTCATTTTGTCCTCAGTCGTCTCAATCAATCCAAAGAAATCCCCCTTCATGATTGTCCTTAATGCCAAAACCTTTGAGGAAATTGCTCGTGCCTCAATCGACGCCAGCATTCACATGGATCTGCATGGACACTTCATTCCCACACAGAGCACCAACTGACATAGCCAGCAGAGGTCAGGGTTGTACCTTAACATTGTAGAGGGCAAAGTATTGTTCCCAACCATGTAAAGTAGATGTCCGTGCCCCCATGGAAATTCAATGAGCATAATTAGCATAATAAACTAAAATTCCCATCAAAATCCTTCTGTTTAAAGTAGAGATATCTGTTTTgcgtgggctgcgtctcaatccaccacatccgccgaTGACGCATCTGCGGTAGGTGGCAGAGCTACAAGATCATGTCTAGATGGGATATAGATTTTGTCAAATAGACATCTAAGGTTTTGGGGATTGTATCTAACACTAACCcctctcctaaccttaacctaattctcctaacctgctactttaATTATCCTCACCTACTGTGTAAGTTCTAAATCTGATACGAAAATTAAATCAgtttttccatgtatgaatctgttattcaatgtgtttgtaatGGCTAATATCAGTAAGaccaaattcaatgttttatcAAATAtttgttgtaaaaaaaaatagtATAACTACATGgttctaaaattctaaatcaaatagctaaatgatccttggtatgaccatcttgaAACAATTCCATACAGCTTAGTAGctttctaacccccccccttaaaagatttagatgcactattgtaaagtggttgttccactggatatcataaggtgaatgcaccaatttgtaagtcgctctggataagagcgtctgctaaatgacttaaatgtaactgTAAATGTAGAAAACTAGCCCCGGGCCCTTCGATTACTAGGCTACCTCTCCAATCGTATTTGCTCAAATGTTGTAGAATTTATGTTTACAGAACATCTACCACAAAGTGTTTTAAATCCTATTTTTAGACAGAGAACGATGTAACCTCTATTTTTGTAAATCAGGATGTATACAATTTAGTTTTGTATTTAAATAGGGTTTATAATAATGTTTTATTAATACTATTAATAATAATGTATTCATTCCGTCTATCCTGGTCACTATTGTAAATTATATTGTTTTTCTGTACAACAGGTAATTAAGGAAAACAATAGTGTGCTTCAAATCAGTTATGGCATTATTATTGCTGTGGCATTGCTATCACCATTACTTCTCTCAAAAGTGAGCACTTTTTGCGCACATAATTACCTCATTCAACATTATGATTTATTACCATGAGTCACTACAATGTACTTACATTAggtttgtaaatatatatttgaaTATTCATTAGAATACTATGTTTATTAAATATGTCATACTTTTATTTAATTCACTCATAAAAACCATGTATACTTTTATTTAGTACATTCTAGAGGAAGACTGAAACAAGACATTAATGCTCTAAAGTTAGAATGAAATTTGACAATTTGCTGTGCATTAAATGCCAGTTATTGATTGTTGTTAATGTTTTGTTTTAATAGTGTGTTTGCCTGAGTTTGATTCTGAAATCATTCTGTGACTTTGCTTAAAATGGATCCCCTGATGTCTGTGTAAATGTGCAATTGAACTATTTGTCTTAAAGTCTGGCCATGTCATCACCTTTTAATTAATTACTTCTAAAATGAGCATATTGCTTACAACATCAGTAATACAAATTGCTATTTCTTTATGTGTAGTATAGTCCAACAACAACATGGCTGTGCCAGTAAAGTACATTTTTGCTTGCTAACAAATAAAAACTAGAGGGAAAAAACATTCAAACCTTTTCGTTGCTTTATCCACAACTCTGGATGTTTGTAGAGGAACCAATCTTTCCCCgctaaaaatacaaaaatgtgcAAAGAATATTACTGAAAAACTAGAGAAATGTTAAGATCAGTTAGTATGATTGTTAGTGTAGCTCCCCCTTCCCCCATGGGAAATGTGGCTTGACTCTGGGACTTCACCTGCACTAATAAGAGACAGACACTAGATATCCCTCAGCGCCAGGCATGCACAATGAACAAGAAATTGGCATAGGCTAGCATGGTACCAATGGCTTACAAATATAATATATTAGGTAACCTGGTGCAATCTCTAGGATGGGATAAGACTAATCATGGTATACAAGTATAATATATTGAGTAACTCAGTGCAAATAACTGCCATTATGATTTCTTACCCCCGACCTTACCTCACAGCATAGACACAATACAGAGATGCTTTTATTTAAACATAGTTATCTTTTAAAATAATTGGACTTTTCAGATGATCACAGCAAAATGTTCAAGTTTTATATCACATTTTGCTATTTACATTTACTGTGCATGAGAAGCCATTTTGACAGCTTCACACAGCAAAAATTAAATCACCCAAGACAGACAATTTATTTCTTGTAACTGAGGAGTACTTACAGTAATAATAGTATTGTGACTACTAGACTACTATCCTTACACTATTTTCTCCACAAAAAAACTTGTCACAACATGGCAATTACAGTAAGTCTTACCTTAGTCTTGTCCTTACCTTTCAGACAGCAGAATGAATGGAGAAGATAGGCTTTTCAATCTTCCAGGCAGTGTCACAGAGTTCACTGAAATCAATTTCACAGGTCTGTCTTAAACAACTGTGTAATAAAAGTGTTGAATTACATAAATATGCAACCATAACTGTAATTCCTAGAATGTTCAAGAGACTTAACAAAGAGAGACCAAAGATTAAGCCTACTATCTGGTACAGGGTTTATAGCCAAGTACATCAGATGACAGTTACGTAAATGGGCACCATGGTGAGTTAACTTAAAGGGTCAATCTGTAATTTGTAAGTCCATTTTTGGACTTTTGAAATAATGATATGTTCCCATTGATCTTGAAGAATATGACTTACAAATTCCTCATGAGCCTAGTttaactgtcataccccatcaaaACCCAACATATGATCTTGTTTGTATGTATGCATCAGGACAATATTTCATGAAAGACATACTTATGACACTGGTTGATTATCTCAGTTGATACTACAATCATGGTTTGTGGTTGTATTTAAATGGTCCACTATACTGTAAAATATGAATATGTGGATACCTCCATATGTAGAGGTGTATTGTGCTTATTGGCTTCTGATAATGCATTTTATATTGCCCCTGATACATATTTATTATACAGTAGTATATGTTATTCCGTTCTATTGTATTTCCAAGTAGACTTTGTCTAGTTGCATAGCATTTATGCATTAGCATAGAAACATGTAGGTTAAAGTGTCATAGAAAATCTGGTTCAGTAGTTTAGTTTGTCATAGTTTTGAGGAAAAAATATTTATTAAAATACCAATTAAATTAAATGGACATTTTTAGATATTATGTATTGTGGGAAAATCCTGGTATTTCTgttctacaaaacatattgctaaCATTGCTGGCATAAGTTTCACTAAGCCGAAGTATGACAGCATGATCACTCAACAAAACCGTCAATCTAGCTTCTACTGTATAACAGCAGAGTTGAATTAAAATAGGTCTAATCCAAGTGTGCATGAGGTCATTGCattcaaataaatacatttgttacAAAAAGTTTTGTAATGGCTTAATTTAAAGTAATAATTCACCCAAAATAAATCACCAAATGCAGCTAATGTTATGGATGGTGGGAAAGTGGTCTGTGAGTTTGCTTTGCATTAGCACACTTGCAAAACAAATTGGACATGCAATCAAAGAATGGATTATCATTTAGGGTATGATAACAGGGGTAATACAACTTCCACCCTTTTGCAATCAACAATACTAAGGCTATATATGCTTTAGCTGAGTATACAAACCTTAATCTTAGGTTGCAGAGTCCTTATTCTGTATTTAAACATTCTAGGAAGACTGAGCTTATGATTGCACCAAATATTGATATGCTTATCTCCAGTTCTAGTTAACTTATCATAGAGTACATAGCTGAGAGGGTCaaagctacactatatatacaaaagtatgaggacatcccttcaaatgagtgaattcggctatttcagccacacccgttgctgacaggtgtataaaatcgagcacacagccatgcaatctccatagacaaacattggcagtagaatgtccttactgaagagctcagtaactttcatcGTGGCACCATggccaacaagtcagttggtcaaatttctgccctgccccggtcaaatgtaagtgcttttattgtgaagtggaaatgtctaaatGCAACAACTGCCCAGCTGcaaagtggtaagccacacaagcttacagaacaggaccgccgagttctgaagcgtgtagcgcgtaaaaatcttctgtccttggttgcaacactcactactgagttccaaactgtctctggaagcaacatcagcacaagaactgtttgtcgggagcttcatgaaatgggtttccatggccgggcAGCcacatacaagcctaagatcaccatgcacaatgccaagtgtttgctgaagtggtgtaaagctcaccgccattggactctggagcagtggaaacgcgttctctggagtgatgaatcacgcttcatcatctggtagtccgacggacgaatctgggtttggcggatgccaggagaacgctacctgcccgaatgcatagtgccaactgtaaagtttggtggagaaggaataatggtctggggctatttttcatggttcgggctaggccccttagttccattgaagtgaaatcttaatgctacagcatacaatgacattctagacaattctgtgcttccaaatttatGGGAACCGTTTTGGTCCCTTTCTTGTTtccgcatgacaatgcccccctgcagaaagcgaggtccatacagaaaataTTTTTTCGAGATtggcgtggaagaacttgactggcctgacctaaaccccatcagacaattttggaatgaattggagCACCGACTGCGCGCCAGGCTTAAAAGCGcaatatcagtgcccgacctcactaatgctcttttggctgaatggaagcaagaccTCGTagcaatgtcccaacatctagtggaaatccttcccagaagagtggagcctgttatagcagcaaagggggcaccaactccatattaatgcccatgattttggaatgagatgttcgacgtgcaggtgtccacatacttctggtcatgtagtgtatttccaAATGGAGTAAAGATCCTCAAATTGCTTTGGATTTACACTATTACACTGATGTTTTACATATGTCACGAGATTTTTTGACAAATCCCCGACGTTTGTAAGACCttgggtttaataataattaggcaaAGACTCAGCTTCTGCAAAAGGTTCGTAAGgtttattcagagaacgttctaaagTCAAAAAAGCAAAGAAATGTCATTTCATAACTCCCTCTATgcgcgcatgcatgcacacacagttTTATACCTTTATCAGCCTTGGCAGTTTCTCgccgttctctcctctcctccctagatTAGAGAGGCCTTGGAAGGGCCCTCCTGTTGTCAGATTTTTCAGAGTTATCATGTGTAGTCTACCAGCCTCTGTTATCTCCACATATTTCTCCCTCTTAACTTGTCCCACACATGTATTATTGGAATATAGTCTTATACATTTCAGGGTGGAATTTTTTAGTCATTACTTTAAAAATATAAATTCCCTTATCAACATGGCAGGACTGTTAGCCCAGCGCACAACCCCCAGCCTGGGGAACCAGGGAGATCCTTGCCCAATCTGAAGTATCTGGCTGAATGCAAATGCAGTGCAAAAAACTAGCAATAAAAAactaacaataaaataaaataaacaataaaaatcttGAATAAATTAAAATGAATACAGGAACAGAGCGGTCACCTCACCATTGTTGCTGTAAACAGACGAGGGAAAGgtgtggagaaatgcaaccactcacaCTCAAGTCATGACCACAGACTGACCATCCACTGGACCAAAATTAAAGTTTACAatgttattattataatatttattTTACAATGTAAGTGTAAACCAAATAAAAAACGGGGCAAAACAAGCTCATGTTAGGCTCTGACAGAGCAAGAGGAATAAGGCATCCACAAATCACATTCAATAAGAATCAATAGGCACATCACCAACCTCAATGA is drawn from Salvelinus fontinalis isolate EN_2023a chromosome 4, ASM2944872v1, whole genome shotgun sequence and contains these coding sequences:
- the LOC129854283 gene encoding LOW QUALITY PROTEIN: beta,beta-carotene 15,15'-dioxygenase-like (The sequence of the model RefSeq protein was modified relative to this genomic sequence to represent the inferred CDS: substituted 1 base at 1 genomic stop codon); translation: MSQFLIGKNGTESPEPVKAEVTGCVPEWLQGTLLRNGPGLFKVGDTEYNHWFDGMALIHSFTFKDGEVYYRSKFLRSDTFKKNTQANKIVVSEFGTMIYPDPCKNIFSKAFSYLLAAIPDFTDNNLINIIRYGEDYYASSEVNYMNQIDPMTLDVIGKMNYRNHIALNMATAHPHYDDEGNTYNMGTALMRFGMPNYVIFKVPVNASDKEHKKPALRKVKQVCNIPFRSTLFPSYFHSFGMTENYIIFVEQPFKLDILRLATAIFRRVNWASCLKYDKEDITLIHLIDKKTGKAVSTKFYTDALVVFHHINAYEDDGHVVFDMITYKDSNLYEMFYLANLRKETHEFIESNKVNFSPPICQRFVLPLTVDKDTPNGTNXVRLKDTTAKAVMQRDGSLYCLPDTIFEGLELPGVNYKFNGKKYRYFYGSRVKWTPHPNKIGKVDIVTRKYIEWTEEDCYPSEPVFVASPGAVEEDDGVILSSVVSINPKKSPFMIVLNAKTFEEIARASIDASIHMDLHGHFIPTQSTN